The following are encoded together in the Thalassolituus oleivorans MIL-1 genome:
- a CDS encoding GGDEF domain-containing protein, translated as MGQLQKDILRRHGLAIAGMLLFTLVYITGYQIEYEVEELNSVLVLFSVFWFGQIFLVSLVWSGFSNRFKDPSLTMPMMLWIITLVSMMMFAAPALRSIIMLGFLNVLAFGVFRLSWREFIGISLYTVACYTLVIFGINYTRSGTLMPEIEALTGIAFLTSIFVYALTGREFTVLRRAYREKNQELRRALARIEELAVTDELTGLNNRRYLLRTLEKQRALSNRENLPFVLAFVDIDNFKTVNDDYGHRIGDQVLAELSHLLRVSIREVDLAARYGGEEFVLLLSGLSLEAASSVLERIRISVESSKLSEAELTLTVSIGVAQYHNGEEGDELLNRADRLLYKAKRAGRNRVELESGSTLQVPS; from the coding sequence ATGGGACAGCTACAGAAGGATATCTTACGTCGCCATGGGTTGGCGATAGCAGGTATGCTCTTGTTTACCTTGGTGTATATCACTGGGTATCAAATTGAATATGAAGTCGAGGAGCTAAACAGTGTTTTAGTTCTTTTTTCAGTCTTCTGGTTTGGACAGATTTTTCTGGTGTCTCTTGTTTGGTCTGGCTTTAGCAATCGCTTTAAAGATCCTAGCCTGACTATGCCCATGATGCTTTGGATCATCACGCTTGTGTCGATGATGATGTTCGCCGCACCAGCACTGCGTTCTATTATTATGCTTGGCTTCTTGAATGTGCTGGCCTTTGGTGTCTTCCGCCTAAGTTGGCGCGAATTTATTGGGATCTCTCTTTATACCGTCGCTTGTTACACCTTGGTCATATTCGGTATTAATTACACTCGCAGCGGTACTTTAATGCCGGAGATAGAAGCGCTTACCGGTATTGCTTTTCTTACCAGTATTTTCGTTTATGCCCTTACTGGACGTGAATTCACTGTGTTGCGCCGCGCCTACCGCGAGAAAAATCAAGAATTGCGTCGAGCATTAGCTCGCATTGAAGAGCTTGCGGTGACAGATGAGCTTACAGGTCTTAATAATCGCCGTTACTTACTGCGTACGTTAGAGAAGCAGCGGGCACTATCAAATCGTGAAAACCTGCCTTTTGTTCTTGCCTTCGTTGATATCGACAATTTTAAAACCGTAAACGATGACTACGGCCATCGCATTGGTGATCAAGTGCTGGCGGAGTTGTCGCATTTATTACGAGTATCAATTCGGGAAGTCGATTTAGCCGCGCGCTATGGTGGTGAAGAATTTGTGTTGCTACTGAGTGGTTTATCGCTAGAGGCTGCGAGCAGTGTGCTAGAGCGAATTAGGATATCCGTAGAGTCCAGCAAGCTATCCGAAGCTGAGCTCACGTTGACGGTTTCAATCGGCGTTGCTCAATATCACAATGGTGAAGAAGGGGATGAGTTGCTCAATCGAGCCGATCGTTTATTGTACAAAGCTAAACGAGCTGGTCGAAACCGAGTTGAGCTTGAAAGCGGCTCAACTCTTCAGGTTCCGAGCTGA
- a CDS encoding LysR family transcriptional regulator, whose amino-acid sequence MDTELLKTFMEVSRTRHFGRAAENLYLTQSAVSFRIRQLEGLLGVELFSRQRNNIQLTSAGEKLMPLAESSVLLEQRIRQEVAIANGSNYQFSLGATPNLWDAVLQQRLPVLLSRPGIAVNAMAHSSSTLVRQIIERTLDLAFVFDAPKVDELHSQEVMTVPLALVASQPCKNWQEATELGYVLVDWGTSFQIQHAQEFKGMVSPGLKTNTGRIAMDAILSHGGSAYLPEPMIAQYVESGELYVIAGAPELNRVVYATCHSSRSDDPLLADIIQGLMETAEP is encoded by the coding sequence ATGGACACAGAATTACTAAAAACATTTATGGAAGTTTCTCGCACTCGACATTTTGGTCGTGCAGCTGAGAATCTGTACCTTACACAATCCGCAGTTAGCTTCCGTATTCGTCAGTTGGAAGGCTTGCTTGGCGTAGAGCTATTCTCGCGTCAGCGCAATAATATCCAATTGACCAGCGCTGGCGAAAAGCTGATGCCACTGGCGGAAAGCAGCGTATTACTGGAGCAACGTATCCGTCAGGAGGTAGCGATTGCTAATGGTAGTAACTATCAGTTTTCGCTAGGTGCAACCCCTAATCTCTGGGATGCGGTTCTGCAACAACGCTTGCCAGTGCTGCTAAGTCGTCCGGGTATTGCGGTGAATGCCATGGCCCACAGTAGCAGCACTTTAGTGCGGCAAATTATCGAACGTACGTTAGATCTCGCTTTTGTTTTCGATGCGCCAAAAGTGGATGAGCTGCACAGTCAGGAGGTGATGACTGTTCCTTTGGCTTTGGTCGCCTCGCAGCCATGTAAAAATTGGCAAGAAGCTACTGAGCTTGGTTACGTATTGGTCGACTGGGGGACATCTTTTCAGATTCAGCATGCGCAAGAATTCAAAGGCATGGTATCTCCTGGTTTAAAAACCAATACCGGCAGGATTGCGATGGATGCAATTCTATCCCATGGCGGTAGTGCGTATTTGCCAGAGCCTATGATTGCGCAGTATGTAGAGTCGGGTGAATTGTATGTGATCGCTGGAGCTCCGGAATTGAATCGAGTCGTTTACGCGACATGCCATAGTAGCCGCAGTGATGACCCATTATTGGCGGATATTATTCAGGGGCTAATGGAGACCGCAGAGCCATGA
- a CDS encoding ATP-dependent zinc protease, giving the protein MIKPIIGYIETVQLPLFGIECDAKVDTGACTSSLHAEQIEPFTRDGERWVRFHVLFHKAAAHLDQICEAKVIDRRVIASSNGDRSHRYIVKTELIAKDQRWDIELSLSHRGSMKYPMLIGRKALAGRFLVDVEAES; this is encoded by the coding sequence ATGATTAAACCCATCATCGGATACATCGAAACCGTTCAACTCCCTCTCTTTGGCATCGAGTGTGATGCCAAAGTAGACACAGGTGCCTGCACCAGCAGCCTTCATGCCGAGCAAATCGAGCCATTTACCCGTGATGGCGAACGATGGGTACGTTTTCACGTACTGTTCCACAAGGCGGCAGCTCATCTAGATCAAATTTGCGAAGCTAAAGTCATCGATCGTCGTGTTATCGCAAGTTCGAATGGCGATCGCAGTCATCGTTATATTGTAAAAACAGAACTTATTGCTAAAGATCAACGCTGGGATATCGAACTCAGCCTTAGTCATCGCGGCAGTATGAAATATCCTATGTTGATTGGGAGAAAGGCGTTAGCTGGCCGCTTTCTGGTCGATGTTGAGGCCGAATCTTAA
- the queE gene encoding 7-carboxy-7-deazaguanine synthase, which translates to MATNFYRVKEAFYTLQGEGAQAGRAAVFCRFSKCNLWNGREESRSTAVCQFCDTDFIGTDGNNGGEYSKQALVELVSNLWPGKSKGANIQGKPYVVCTGGEPLLQLDAALINAFHDAGFEVAVETNGTLPLPQGIDWVCLSPKADAELAFIRCDELKLVYPQLLAMPERFEHIEADHYYLQPMADYQPVVLASDKLEGAKEGLSGSNTQKALSYCLKHPKWKLSLQTHKMIGIE; encoded by the coding sequence ATGGCAACGAATTTCTATCGAGTTAAAGAAGCTTTTTACACCCTCCAAGGTGAAGGCGCCCAAGCGGGTCGTGCGGCTGTATTCTGTCGTTTTAGTAAGTGTAATCTTTGGAACGGTCGCGAAGAGTCTCGTTCCACAGCCGTTTGCCAATTCTGCGATACCGACTTTATCGGCACCGATGGCAATAACGGCGGCGAGTACAGCAAGCAAGCATTGGTCGAACTGGTTTCAAATTTATGGCCAGGTAAAAGCAAGGGAGCCAATATTCAGGGAAAACCCTACGTTGTCTGCACCGGTGGCGAACCATTATTACAATTAGACGCGGCTTTGATTAACGCTTTCCATGACGCAGGCTTCGAAGTGGCGGTAGAAACTAACGGAACACTTCCACTCCCTCAGGGTATTGACTGGGTATGCCTGAGCCCCAAAGCCGATGCTGAGTTAGCCTTTATTCGCTGTGACGAACTCAAATTGGTATACCCGCAACTGTTGGCTATGCCTGAACGCTTTGAGCATATAGAAGCCGATCACTATTACTTACAGCCAATGGCGGATTACCAGCCGGTGGTACTGGCCAGTGATAAACTCGAAGGGGCCAAAGAAGGGCTGTCTGGAAGCAATACACAAAAAGCGCTAAGTTATTGCCTTAAACACCCAAAATGGAAGTTAAGTTTACAGACACACAAAATGATTGGTATCGAGTAG
- a CDS encoding aspartate aminotransferase family protein, which yields MQAIMNTYGRLPVTFTSGQGSWLTDTDGRRYLDALSGIAVCGLGHAHPAVTRAIQEQAETLIHTSNLYGVGRQQELAEALVNVSGMDNVFFSNSGAEANEAAIKIARKFGHQKGIHEPVIIVMTKAFHGRTIATLTATGNAKAQEGFGPLLSGFIRVPFTDLNTLTAVVKSNPNVVAVMLEPVQGEGGLATASNEYLQGVRALCDSNDLLMLVDEIQTGNGRTGTYFCYQQCGFMPDVVTTAKGLGNGVPIGACLARGRAAEILQPGNHGSTYGGNPLACAAGVAVVNTIVNENLTDNAAKMGQYLRDQFTARLAGKEQLVSIRGRGLMVGLVINQDCPQLMAAALDKGLLLNVTAGNVVRLLPPLNLTQTDADQIVEIVSQLIEALN from the coding sequence ATGCAAGCCATCATGAATACCTACGGTCGTCTGCCCGTAACTTTTACTTCTGGCCAAGGAAGCTGGCTTACGGACACTGATGGCCGCCGATATCTCGACGCTCTTAGCGGTATTGCTGTGTGCGGCTTAGGCCATGCACACCCAGCCGTTACGCGTGCCATTCAAGAACAAGCCGAAACTCTAATCCATACATCCAATCTTTACGGTGTTGGTCGTCAACAAGAATTGGCGGAAGCACTGGTAAACGTATCGGGCATGGATAATGTTTTCTTTTCGAATTCTGGTGCAGAAGCCAACGAAGCAGCGATTAAAATCGCGCGTAAATTCGGCCATCAGAAAGGTATTCATGAGCCTGTCATTATTGTGATGACCAAGGCATTCCATGGTCGAACCATCGCGACATTAACAGCAACTGGTAACGCCAAAGCCCAAGAAGGCTTCGGCCCATTACTAAGTGGTTTCATTCGGGTGCCATTTACCGATCTAAACACGCTAACAGCAGTAGTGAAATCGAACCCGAATGTGGTTGCCGTTATGTTGGAACCCGTCCAAGGCGAAGGTGGCTTGGCTACCGCTAGCAATGAGTATCTACAAGGTGTACGCGCCTTGTGTGATAGCAATGATTTATTAATGCTGGTTGATGAAATCCAAACCGGTAATGGCCGTACAGGCACCTACTTCTGCTATCAACAATGCGGTTTTATGCCAGATGTTGTTACTACCGCTAAAGGTTTAGGCAATGGTGTCCCTATTGGTGCCTGCTTAGCGCGAGGTCGCGCAGCGGAAATATTACAGCCGGGTAACCATGGTTCAACTTATGGTGGTAACCCGCTCGCTTGTGCCGCAGGCGTCGCCGTAGTAAATACGATCGTAAACGAAAATTTGACCGATAACGCCGCAAAAATGGGGCAATATTTACGCGATCAATTCACGGCGCGTTTAGCGGGTAAAGAACAATTGGTGTCCATTAGAGGACGCGGCTTAATGGTAGGCTTGGTAATCAATCAAGATTGCCCACAACTTATGGCAGCTGCGCTGGATAAAGGCTTATTGCTGAACGTAACGGCCGGCAATGTGGTGCGGTTGTTACCACCACTGAATCTTACCCAAACTGATGCAGATCAGATTGTAGAGATCGTAAGCCAGCTGATCGAAGCGCTTAACTGA
- the maoP gene encoding DUF413 domain-containing protein yields MSNIQVKSFESPKKFFDDLNFPRGFQRAGDFTRNQAQILESMGVALKALHEGTREPVTDEEERFVSMCKQEIEPQSEVERTWSTYMKALARKQIYFTASSAAVSDTGSDSIDTDD; encoded by the coding sequence ATGAGTAATATCCAAGTGAAGAGTTTTGAAAGCCCCAAGAAGTTCTTTGATGACTTGAACTTCCCTCGTGGATTCCAGCGTGCCGGTGACTTCACCCGCAACCAAGCGCAAATTTTAGAATCCATGGGTGTAGCGTTGAAAGCACTGCATGAAGGTACGCGTGAGCCTGTTACTGATGAAGAAGAGCGTTTCGTCAGTATGTGCAAACAAGAAATCGAGCCGCAAAGTGAAGTAGAGCGTACCTGGAGTACCTATATGAAGGCTTTGGCACGTAAACAGATTTACTTTACAGCCTCGTCTGCTGCGGTTTCAGATACCGGATCAGACTCTATCGATACCGATGATTAA
- a CDS encoding alcohol dehydrogenase catalytic domain-containing protein produces MILKNSAWQFETTGNPDVLQPVDIAMPEVLPGQVLLRVLASGFNPIDTKIRAGLAPIAADNHVPGCDVCGEVIEVGARVTQFVVGDLVYGCAGGVKGSSGTLCRYMAADAELLALAPASIRPAEAAALPLVSITAFDALERLNVTAGDELLIMGGTGGVGQMAVQLAKLKGANVTATAGSDVGMGFIETLGAKGIRHADVVNVQGGFNKVLDTHGGESFQAALLAAGPSAQVATINARNNYDLAQAHAKALTIHAVFMLLPLLTGTGRKAHGEFLAWLSKEVDSDRVRAPFVEELTSADVADVHRRYECGELKHKVVFKL; encoded by the coding sequence ATGATATTAAAAAATTCCGCATGGCAGTTCGAAACCACAGGTAACCCAGATGTCTTGCAGCCAGTGGATATCGCTATGCCTGAGGTGTTGCCGGGGCAAGTATTATTGCGTGTGCTGGCCTCTGGTTTTAATCCTATAGACACCAAGATTAGAGCGGGTTTAGCGCCAATAGCAGCCGATAATCATGTGCCGGGGTGCGATGTATGCGGTGAGGTTATAGAAGTAGGCGCAAGGGTCACTCAATTTGTAGTTGGTGATTTGGTTTACGGTTGTGCTGGTGGAGTGAAAGGCAGTAGCGGTACTTTATGCCGTTATATGGCGGCAGATGCTGAGTTATTAGCGTTGGCTCCAGCCTCAATTCGTCCAGCAGAAGCTGCAGCACTTCCTTTAGTGAGTATCACGGCCTTTGATGCGCTAGAGCGTTTAAATGTCACTGCTGGTGATGAGCTTCTTATTATGGGCGGCACTGGTGGTGTTGGTCAGATGGCGGTGCAGCTAGCGAAGTTAAAAGGCGCTAATGTCACAGCAACCGCAGGTTCTGATGTGGGCATGGGATTTATTGAGACTCTGGGTGCGAAAGGTATTCGTCACGCGGACGTGGTAAATGTACAAGGGGGGTTCAATAAGGTCCTTGATACCCATGGCGGCGAAAGCTTTCAGGCTGCATTGTTGGCAGCGGGACCTAGTGCTCAAGTCGCAACCATTAATGCACGCAATAATTACGATTTAGCCCAAGCTCATGCCAAGGCATTGACCATTCACGCGGTATTTATGTTGTTGCCACTGTTAACAGGTACTGGTCGTAAGGCGCATGGTGAGTTTTTAGCTTGGCTGTCCAAGGAAGTTGATAGCGACAGAGTGCGAGCTCCTTTTGTGGAGGAGCTAACTAGTGCAGACGTTGCGGATGTGCATCGCCGTTATGAGTGTGGCGAGTTAAAGCACAAAGTGGTCTTCAAGCTCTGA
- the queC gene encoding 7-cyano-7-deazaguanine synthase QueC → MSEKAVVIYSGGMDSFTILNKAKQEGYELYALTFDYGQKHKKEIQYAISVCQELKVPHRIIDITAINQLLQSSSLTSDIEIPEGHYEAANMKSTVVPNRNMILLSLAIGYAVDIGAPKVFYGAHSGDHAIYPDCRPDFVHAMNRVAKLANYEPVDIVTPYLNGDKTEILKDGLAMGLDYGKTWTCYNGREKACGKCGSCVERLEAFTLNNATDPLPYESV, encoded by the coding sequence ATGTCGGAGAAAGCTGTTGTCATTTATTCAGGTGGCATGGATTCGTTCACCATTCTTAATAAAGCCAAGCAAGAAGGTTATGAGCTGTATGCCCTAACCTTCGATTATGGTCAGAAGCATAAGAAAGAGATCCAGTACGCTATCTCTGTATGCCAAGAGCTAAAGGTTCCTCATCGTATAATTGATATTACTGCGATTAATCAATTGTTACAGAGCTCGTCGTTAACCTCAGACATCGAGATTCCCGAGGGTCATTACGAAGCCGCAAATATGAAGTCTACAGTAGTGCCTAACCGCAATATGATTTTACTGTCGCTTGCGATTGGTTACGCGGTAGATATCGGCGCACCCAAAGTATTCTATGGTGCCCATTCCGGCGACCATGCTATCTACCCTGACTGTCGTCCTGATTTTGTTCACGCAATGAATCGTGTTGCTAAGCTAGCCAACTATGAACCTGTCGATATTGTGACACCCTATTTAAACGGTGATAAAACAGAGATTCTAAAAGATGGCCTCGCTATGGGGCTGGATTATGGGAAAACATGGACTTGTTACAACGGTCGCGAAAAAGCATGTGGCAAGTGTGGTTCTTGTGTCGAACGCTTGGAAGCCTTTACCCTCAATAATGCGACAGACCCTTTGCCCTACGAGTCGGTGTAA
- the argF gene encoding ornithine carbamoyltransferase: MRHFLTLMDLSSDELNWVIERAIELKAMQHKGVIYEPLKNRVLGMIFEKSSTRTRVSFETGMIQLGGGAIFLSPRDTQLGRGEPIEDSARVLSRMVDVVMIRTFDHEDIECFAANSRVPVINALTDDYHPCQLLADIQTFVEHRGSIKGKTVAWIGDGNNMCQSYINAAQQFDFKLRIATPEGFEPKADIVAEAQDRVLLFTDPQEAVRGAHLVATDVWASMGQEDEQQQRKAKFRNYQVSRELLDLAASDVLFMHCLPAHRGEEVSLDLLDDPRAVVWDEAENRLHAQKALLEFLLCQED, translated from the coding sequence GTGAGACATTTTTTAACTTTGATGGATCTTTCCTCTGATGAACTCAATTGGGTCATCGAGCGAGCGATAGAACTAAAAGCGATGCAACACAAAGGCGTCATCTACGAGCCATTGAAAAATCGCGTACTAGGGATGATCTTTGAAAAGTCATCAACTCGCACACGCGTGTCATTTGAAACGGGCATGATTCAATTGGGCGGTGGCGCTATCTTTTTATCGCCACGCGATACCCAACTGGGTCGCGGTGAACCTATCGAAGACAGTGCCCGAGTACTATCGCGCATGGTCGACGTCGTTATGATCCGAACCTTCGATCATGAAGATATTGAATGTTTCGCCGCGAACTCGCGCGTGCCTGTGATCAATGCCCTTACGGACGATTATCATCCTTGTCAGTTACTGGCGGACATCCAAACCTTTGTCGAGCATCGTGGTTCGATCAAAGGCAAAACCGTGGCGTGGATAGGCGATGGCAATAACATGTGTCAGTCGTACATCAATGCAGCACAACAGTTTGATTTTAAATTGCGTATTGCTACGCCAGAAGGCTTCGAACCAAAAGCCGACATCGTTGCTGAAGCGCAAGATCGTGTATTACTGTTCACCGATCCACAAGAAGCCGTCCGAGGTGCTCACCTTGTTGCCACCGATGTATGGGCTTCAATGGGTCAAGAAGACGAACAGCAACAACGTAAAGCCAAGTTTCGTAACTATCAGGTATCGCGTGAACTGTTGGATTTAGCTGCCAGTGATGTGTTGTTTATGCATTGCTTACCAGCGCACCGCGGAGAAGAAGTCAGCCTAGACCTTCTCGATGATCCTCGTGCCGTTGTTTGGGATGAAGCTGAAAACCGCTTACACGCGCAAAAGGCCTTGCTTGAATTCTTGCTTTGCCAAGAAGATTAA
- the rimK gene encoding 30S ribosomal protein S6--L-glutamate ligase: MKIAILSRGANLYSTRRLVEAAEARGHEVQILDTLHCYMNINSLDSSIHYKGEELDDFDAVIPRIGASITFYGTAVLRQFEMMGVYPLNESVAISRSRDKLRSMQLMARKGIGLPITGFAHSPDDIPDLIKMVGGAPLVIKLLEGTQGIGVVLAETRKAAESVIEAFMGLKANIMVQEYIKEAGGADIRCFVVGDRVVAAMKRQAAEGEFRSNLHRGGSASIVRITPEERATAVRAARTMGLNVAGVDILRSNHGPVVMEVNSSPGIEGIETSTGIDVASKIIIFIEKNARANNTRTRGKG, translated from the coding sequence ATGAAAATCGCAATTCTCTCTCGTGGTGCAAACCTTTATTCAACTCGTCGTTTAGTTGAAGCGGCTGAAGCCCGAGGCCATGAAGTACAGATACTTGATACTCTGCACTGCTACATGAATATCAATAGTCTTGATTCCAGCATTCATTATAAAGGTGAAGAGCTCGACGACTTTGACGCCGTTATTCCTCGTATTGGTGCATCTATTACGTTCTACGGCACCGCAGTGTTGCGTCAGTTCGAAATGATGGGGGTTTACCCCTTGAACGAATCCGTTGCTATCAGCCGTTCACGCGACAAGCTACGCTCTATGCAACTGATGGCTCGTAAAGGCATCGGTCTACCCATTACTGGTTTCGCCCATAGCCCTGATGACATCCCCGATTTAATTAAGATGGTTGGCGGCGCGCCCTTAGTGATTAAGCTGCTTGAGGGCACGCAAGGTATTGGTGTGGTATTGGCAGAAACCCGTAAGGCTGCGGAAAGCGTTATCGAAGCCTTTATGGGTTTAAAAGCCAACATTATGGTACAGGAATACATCAAAGAGGCTGGCGGCGCCGATATTCGCTGCTTCGTAGTGGGAGATCGCGTCGTTGCGGCGATGAAACGCCAAGCGGCAGAAGGTGAGTTCCGTTCTAACCTACATCGTGGCGGATCGGCTTCTATCGTGCGTATTACTCCAGAAGAACGAGCAACAGCGGTTCGTGCTGCCCGTACCATGGGCCTCAATGTTGCCGGTGTTGATATTTTGCGTTCGAATCACGGCCCAGTGGTGATGGAAGTTAATTCTTCACCGGGCATCGAAGGCATCGAAACATCAACAGGAATTGATGTCGCGAGCAAAATCATTATCTTTATTGAGAAAAACGCGCGCGCCAACAATACTCGAACCCGCGGAAAAGGCTAA